Proteins encoded in a region of the Carassius gibelio isolate Cgi1373 ecotype wild population from Czech Republic chromosome B5, carGib1.2-hapl.c, whole genome shotgun sequence genome:
- the dguok gene encoding deoxyguanosine kinase, mitochondrial isoform X2 has product MSGTSMRTIRRLFSSSVLYRFASSHMNRSNGIKRVSIEGNIAVGKSTFAKLLQSAGQDWEVIAEPVSKWQNVDQTTQTADGAQQSSSNLLEMMYHDPKRWSYTFQTFSCMSRMRTHLQPLAARLLQSTGTPVQVYERSVYSDRYIFALNMFELGCINSTEWAVYQDWHSFLVEQFGHRIQLEGIIYLRASPQTCMERLGRRGRMEEEGIQLDYLEKLHTKHEDWLINKSTKVHFEHLAKLPVLVLDAEVEFEKDAKVQDDLLTKVKDFFSVL; this is encoded by the exons ATGTCAGGGACGAGTATGAGAACAATAAGACGCCTTTTCTCGAGCTCTGTTTTATACCGTTTTGCGAGCAGCCACATGAATAGGAGCAATGGAATAAAGAGAGTCTCGATCGAAGGAAACATTG CGGTCGGGAAGTCAACATTTGCCAAGCTGCTCCAGAGTGCAGGACAGGACTGGGAAGTGATCGCAGAGCCCGTCAGCAAATGGCAAAATGTGGACCAAACGACTCAG ACTGCGGATGGTGCTCAGCAGTCATCCAGTAACCTGTTAGAGATGATGTACCATGATCCAAAGCGCTGGTCCTACACTTTCCAGACGTTCTCCTGCATGAGCCGCATGCGCACACATCTGCAGCCCCTTGCTGCCAGGTTACTGCAGTCCACAGGCACCCCGGTACAGGTGTACGAGCGCTCCGTCTACAGTGACAG GTACATCTTTGCTTTAAATATGTTTGAGCTTGGCTGTATAAACTCAACAGAGTGGGCTGTGTATCAGGATTGGCACTCCTTTCTTGTCGAGCAGTTTGGTCATCGAATTCAACTGGAGGGCATCATATATCTCCGAGCATCTCCACAG ACCTGCATGGAGAGGTTAGGCAGACGAGGTCGAATGGAAGAAGAGGGAATTCAGCTTGATTACCTCGAGAAACTCCACACGAAACATGAAGACTGGCTCATCAACAAGAGTACAAA GGTTCATTTTGAGCACCTGGCCAAGCTGCCGGTGTTGGTTCTGGATGCTGAAGTAGAGTTTGAGAAGGACGCTAAGGTTCAAGACGATCTCTTAACAAAG GTGAAAGATTTTTTCAGCGTATTATAA
- the eif2b1 gene encoding translation initiation factor eIF-2B subunit alpha isoform X2: MEEGELVKYFREQIREDPDVASAVAAIRSLLEFLKRDQSETILGLRENMTKAIHRLEETDSSVAVSSGGELFLRFISLTSLEHPDLSQCKNVMIERGELFLKKISLSRGKVGKLCHTFIKDGAKILTHSSSRVVLKVLENAAADNKRFTVYVTESQPDSAGKLMAQKLCNLNIPVTVVLDAAVGYIMEKVDLVIVGAEGVVESGGVINKIGTYQMAVCSKAHNKPFYVVAESFKFVRLYPLNQQDVPDRFKYKADILKSMKDLNQEHPMIDYTPPSLITLLFTDLGVLTPSAVSDELIKLYL; the protein is encoded by the exons atGGAAGAAGGAG AGCTGGTGAAATATTTCCGAGAGCAGATCAGAGAAGACCCAGATGTGGCTTCAGCGGTGGCTGCTATACGATCACTGCTTGAATTCCTCAAGAGGGATCAAA GTGAGACCATCCTTGGCCTGCGAGAGAACATGACTAAAGCCATACATAGACTAGAAGAGACGGATTCATCGGTGGCGGTGTCGTCTGGAGGAGAGCTCTTCCTGCGCTTCATCAGTCTCACCTCACTGGAACATCCG GATCTCTCACAGTGTAAGAATGTGATGATAGAGCGAGGGGAACTCTTCCTGAAGAAAATATCCCTGTCTCGGGGGAAAGTGGGTAAACTGTGCCACACCTTTATTAAAGATGGAGCT AAAATCCTGACACACTCATCGTCCCGAGTGGTTTTAAAGGTTCTGGAAAATGCAGCAGCAGATAACAAACGCTTTACAGTATATGTCACTGAATCACAGCCGGATTCAGCAGG TAAACTTATGGCCCAGAAATTATGCAACCTCAATATACCTGTTACAGTGGTGCTTGACGCTGCAGTCgg GTACATAATGGAGAAGGTTGACCTGGTAATTGTCGGCGCTGAGGGTGTTGTGGAAAGTGGAGGTGTTATAAACAAG ATTGGTACCTATCAGATGGCTGTGTGCTCCAAGGCACACAACAAACCATTTTATGTGGTGGCAGAAAGTTTTAAGTTTGTGCGACTCTATCCTCTTAACCAGCAAGACGTACCTGACAGATTCAAG TATAAAGCAGATATCTTGAAAAGCATGAAAGATCTGAACCAGGAGCACCCCATGATCGACTACACCCCTCCATCCCTCATCACATTACTCTTTACTGACCTCGGTGTGCTGACACCCTCTGCTGTCAGTGATGAGCTCATCAAACTTTacttgtga
- the gtf2h3 gene encoding general transcription factor IIH subunit 3 has product MASDDDINILVIVLDVNPIWWGQQAQREPQFTLSTCLDSLMVLANAHLVMSRTNKLAIIANLYQKSHFLYPSKQWKSGDEISASSDGKYELLSVTNDLFAEEIKNLMDRTEVNGSQTDSLLAVSLAKALCYIHRISKDMQAGQDVKSRILVIKAAEDSTLQYMNFMNVIFAAQKKNILIDACVLDADSGLLQQACDITGGLYLRIPQKIALTQYLLWVFLPDADQRSQLLLPPPVHVDYRAACFCHRNLIEIGYVCSVCLSIFCNFSPICTTCETAFKMPLPQMAKTKKKKVKTAN; this is encoded by the exons ATGGCATCTG ACGACGACATTAATATTCTGGTGATTGTGTTAGATGTCAACCCTATTTGGTGGGGCCAACAAGCTCAGCGGGAGCCTCAG ttCACTCTTTCGACATGCCTGGATTCTTTGATGGTCCTGGCAAATGCCCATTTAGTGATGTCAAGAACCAACAAACTAGCCATCATTGCAAACCTGTACCAAAAGAG CCACTTTCTATATCCAAGTAAGCAGTGGAAATCAGGGGATGAAATatctgcaagcagcgatggcaaATATGAGCTTCTGTCAGTTACCAATGATCTCTTTGCAGAAGAGATCAAGAATCTCATGGACAGAA CAGAGGTCAATGGCAGTCAAACAGACAGTCTGTTGGCCGTATCACTCGCCAAAGCTCTGTGCT ATATACATAGAATCTCAAAGGATATGCAAG CTGGACAGGACGTGAAATCAAGGATTTTG gtaATAAAAGCTGCTGAGGATTCTACATTACAGTACATGAACTTCATGAATGTGATCTTTGCAGCACAGAAGAAG AATATCCTGATTGATGCCTGTGTGTTGGACGCTGACTCCGGACTACTACAGCAG GCTTGTGACATAACAGGAGGCTTGTATCTCAGAATTCCCCAGAAGATCGCTCTCACACAGTATTTGTTG TGGGTATTTTTACCAGACGCAGACCAGAGATCGCAGCTGTTATTGCCTCCTCCGGTACACGTAGACTACAGGGCTGCTTGCTTCTGCCACCGCAACCTGATTGAAATTGGCTACGTCTGTTCAGTGTGCCTGTCAA TATTCTGTAACTTCAGTCCAATTTGTACAACATGCGA GACTGCCTTTAAAATGCCACTGCCTCAGATGGCtaaaacaaagaagaaaaaagttaaaACTGCAAACTGA
- the mob1a gene encoding MOB kinase activator 1A produces MSFLFGGRSSKTFKPKKNIPEGSHQYELLKHAEATLGSGNLRAAVMLPEGEDLNEWIAVNSVDFFNQINMLYGTITEFCTETNCPVMSAGPRYEYHWADGTNIKKPIKCSAPKYIDYLMTWVQDQLDDETLFPSKIGVPFPKNFMSVAKTILKRLFRVYAHIYHQHFDSVMQLQEEAHLNTSFKHFIFFVQEFNLIDRRELAPLQDLIEKLGSKDR; encoded by the exons ATGAGTTTCTTATT TGGAGGCCGTTCATCAAAGACTTTCAAGCCCAAGAAGAACATCCCAGAAGGCTCTCATCAGTATGAGCTGCTGAAACATGCAGAGGCCACCTTAGGAAGCGGAAACCTCCGGGCTGCTGTGATGTTACCAGAGGGAGAGGACCTCAACGAGTGGATTGCGGTTAATT CTGTGGACTTTTTCAACCAGATCAACATGCTCTATGGCACAATCACTGAATTTTGCACAGAAACTAACTGCCCTGTCATGTCTGCGGGGCcaag GTATGAATATCACTGGGCAGACGGCACCAACATCAAAAAACCCATCAAGTGTTCTGCTCCCAAATACATTGACTACTTGATGACCTGGGTTCAGGATCAGCTGGATGATGAAACTCTCTTCCCGTCTAAGATTG GCGTTCCTTTCCCGAAGAACTTTATGTCAGTGGCAAAGACTATACTGAAGCGTCTGTTCAGGGTTTATGCTCATATTTACCATCAGCATTTTGACTCGGTCATGCAGCTTCAGGAGGAAGCTCATCTGAACACCTCCTTCAAGCATTTTATCTTCTTTGTACAG gaGTTCAATCTCATTGATCGCAGAGAGCTGGCACCCCTGCAGGATCTTATTGAGAAACTAGGCAGCAAGGATAGATAG
- the eif2b1 gene encoding translation initiation factor eIF-2B subunit alpha isoform X1, protein MVQSSLNKERRRRKCKSTCLLHSELVKYFREQIREDPDVASAVAAIRSLLEFLKRDQSETILGLRENMTKAIHRLEETDSSVAVSSGGELFLRFISLTSLEHPDLSQCKNVMIERGELFLKKISLSRGKVGKLCHTFIKDGAKILTHSSSRVVLKVLENAAADNKRFTVYVTESQPDSAGKLMAQKLCNLNIPVTVVLDAAVGYIMEKVDLVIVGAEGVVESGGVINKIGTYQMAVCSKAHNKPFYVVAESFKFVRLYPLNQQDVPDRFKYKADILKSMKDLNQEHPMIDYTPPSLITLLFTDLGVLTPSAVSDELIKLYL, encoded by the exons ATGGTCCAGTCGTCATTAAATAAAGAAAGACGAAGAAGAAAGTGCAAGTCCACTTGCTTACTGCATAGCG AGCTGGTGAAATATTTCCGAGAGCAGATCAGAGAAGACCCAGATGTGGCTTCAGCGGTGGCTGCTATACGATCACTGCTTGAATTCCTCAAGAGGGATCAAA GTGAGACCATCCTTGGCCTGCGAGAGAACATGACTAAAGCCATACATAGACTAGAAGAGACGGATTCATCGGTGGCGGTGTCGTCTGGAGGAGAGCTCTTCCTGCGCTTCATCAGTCTCACCTCACTGGAACATCCG GATCTCTCACAGTGTAAGAATGTGATGATAGAGCGAGGGGAACTCTTCCTGAAGAAAATATCCCTGTCTCGGGGGAAAGTGGGTAAACTGTGCCACACCTTTATTAAAGATGGAGCT AAAATCCTGACACACTCATCGTCCCGAGTGGTTTTAAAGGTTCTGGAAAATGCAGCAGCAGATAACAAACGCTTTACAGTATATGTCACTGAATCACAGCCGGATTCAGCAGG TAAACTTATGGCCCAGAAATTATGCAACCTCAATATACCTGTTACAGTGGTGCTTGACGCTGCAGTCgg GTACATAATGGAGAAGGTTGACCTGGTAATTGTCGGCGCTGAGGGTGTTGTGGAAAGTGGAGGTGTTATAAACAAG ATTGGTACCTATCAGATGGCTGTGTGCTCCAAGGCACACAACAAACCATTTTATGTGGTGGCAGAAAGTTTTAAGTTTGTGCGACTCTATCCTCTTAACCAGCAAGACGTACCTGACAGATTCAAG TATAAAGCAGATATCTTGAAAAGCATGAAAGATCTGAACCAGGAGCACCCCATGATCGACTACACCCCTCCATCCCTCATCACATTACTCTTTACTGACCTCGGTGTGCTGACACCCTCTGCTGTCAGTGATGAGCTCATCAAACTTTacttgtga
- the mthfd2 gene encoding bifunctional methylenetetrahydrofolate dehydrogenase/cyclohydrolase, mitochondrial gives MANVTLRALRKLYRHSHNQACSFHLSSSRQEAVIISGRKLARQIRHEARDDVEDWVASGNRRPHLSVVLVGDNPASHSYVLNKTRAAAEVGISSETILKPSSTSEGELLDLIEKLNSDHRVDGLLVQLPLPDHIDERRVCNAVCPGKDVDGFHVVNVGRMCLDQSTMLPATPWGVWEIIKRTGIQTLGKNVVVAGRSKNVGMPIAMLLHTDGRHERPGGDATVTISHRYTPKEQLRQHTQIADIIVAAAGIPNLITADMIKEGAAVIDVGINRILDPLTGKNRLVGDVDFEGVKKKASYITPVPGGVGPMTVAMLMKNTIKAAKNVILTPPQRVRMAASS, from the exons ATGGCTAACGTTACACTCCGGGCATTGCGGAAACTGTACCGGCATTCTCACAATCAGGCGTGTAGTTTTCATTTGTCATCTTCACG ACAAGAGGCTGTGATCATCTCCGGCAGGAAACTGGCACGGCAAATCCGCCACGAGGCACGTGATGACGTGGAGGATTGGGTTGCTTCTGGAAACCGAAGACCTCACCTGAGTGTAGTGTTAGTGGGTGACAATCCAGCCAGTCACTCGTACGTTCTCAATAAAACCCGAGCAGCAGCAGAAGTGG GCATTAGTAGCGAGACCATCCTGAAACCTTCCAGTACCAGTGAAGGGGAGCTACTTGACCTTATTGAGAAACTCAACTCAGACCACAGAGTAGACGGTCTGCTGGTACAGCTACCACTTCCTG ATCACATTGATGAGCGACGTGTATGCAATGCCGTGTGCCCAGGGAAAGATGTTGATGGTTTCCATGTGGTCAATGTTGGTCGCATGTGTCTGGATCAGTCGACTATGCTGCCTGCTACTCCTTGGGGGGTTTGGGAGATTATCAAACGCACAG GCATACAGACGCTGGGTAAGAATGTGGTGGTTGCTGGTCGCTCCAAGAACGTTGGGATGCCCATTGCAATGCTGCTTCACACAGACGGCAGACATGAAAGGCCAGGAG GTGATGCCACAGTGACCATCTCCCACCGTTACACTCCCAAAGAACAACTCCGTCAGCACACTCAGATCGCTGACATTATCGTTGCTGCTGCAG GTATTCCCAACCTCATCACTGCTGATATGATAAAGGAGGGTGCAGCAGTTATAGATGTTGGAATCAACAGAATACTGGACCCCTTGACTGGAAAAAACAGACTTGTTGGTGACGTGGACTTTGAAG GTGTTAAAAAGAAAGCCAGCTACATTACTCCAGTTCCAGGTGGTGTTGGACCCATGACCGTAGCCATGCTAATGAAAAATACAATCAAGGCagcaaaaaatgtcattttaaccCCCCCTCAACGTGTTCGAATGGCAGCGTCCTCATAA
- the vps33a gene encoding vacuolar protein sorting-associated protein 33A, giving the protein MASHLFCGRVNLNILREAARKDLREFLDKCSGSKAIVWDEYLTGPFGLIAQYSLLKEHEVEKMFTLKGGRIPSAAVKNIVFFVRPRLELMDIIAENVASEEKLHPREFHILFVPRRSLLCEQRLKEKGVLNSFTNIDEYILDLIPYDGDLLSMESESSFRECYLENDQTSLYHAAKGLMTLQALYGTIPQIFGKGECARHVANMMLRMKREFAGSHTQILPVFDTLLLLDRNVDLLTPLATQLTYEGLIDEIYGITNGYVKLPPEKFAQKKQGEGGKDLPTEPKKLQLNSAEELYAEIRDKNFNAVGAALSKKAKIISAAFEERHNAKTVGEIKQFVSQLPHMQAARGSLANHTSIAELIKDITTSEDFFDSLTVEQEFMTGVDTDKVSTYIEDCIAQKDPLIKILRLVCMQSVCNNGLKQKVLDYYKREILQTYGYKHILTLKNLEKVGLLKPQSTVRNNYPTIRKTLKLWMEDTNEQNPNDISYVYSGYAPLSVRLTQVLARPGWRSIEEVLKILPGPHFEERQQVPTGLHKKRQPGENRTTLVFFLGGVTYAEIAALRFLSHMEDSGTEYIIATTKLINGTSWVKSLMDNPEENFP; this is encoded by the exons ATGGCGTCACATTTGTTTTGCGGCAGAGTAAACCTAAATATTTTGCGAGAAGCTGCAAGAAAAGACCTGCGCGAATTTTTAGATAAATGTTCTGGAAGCAAG GCTATTGTTTGGGACGAGTATCTTACTGGACCTTTTGGCTTAATTGCTCAATATTCCCTTCTGAAG gaacatgAAGTCGAGAAAATGTTCACCCTCAAAGGTGGTCGAATACCATCCGCTGCTGTCAAGAATATTGTCTTTTTTGTTCGACCAAGGTTGGAATTGATGGacatcattgcagaaaatgtTGCAAG TGAGGAAAAATTACATCCACGAGAATTCCACATCCTGTTTGTGCCGCGCCGGAGTCTCCTGTGTGAGCAGCGGCTGAAAGAGAAAGGGGTTCTGAACTCGTTCACAAACATCGACGAATACATTCTGGACCTCATACCTTATGATGGAGATCTTCTTTCCATGGAGTCTGAGAGCTCCTTCAGA GAATGTTATTTAGAGAATGATCAGACAAGCCTGTATCACGCTGCCAAGGGCCTCATGACTTTGCAAGCCCTTTATGGAACAATACCACAAATCTTTGGCAAAGGCGAGTGTGCAAGG CATGTGGCCAACATGATGTTGCGGATGAAGAGAGAGTTTGCAGGGAGTCATACTCAAATCCTGCCTGTTTTTGATACCCTCCTCCTGCTGGATCGCAATGTGGATTTGCTTACGCCGTTAGCCACCCAACTTACTTATGAGGGTCTTATCGATGAGATCTATGGCATCACCAATG GTTATGTGAAGCTTCCACCTGAGAAGTTTGCACAGAAGAAACAGGGAGAAGGTGGGAAAGATCTCCCCACTGAGCCGAAAAAACTGCAGCTCAACTCAGCTGAAGAGCTTTATGCTGAAATACGGGACAAGAACTTCAATGCTGTGGGAGCGGCTCTCAGCAAGAAAGCCAAGATTATATCAGCTGCGTTTGAG GAGAGACACAATGCAAAAACTGTTGGAGAAATTAAACAGTTTGTTTCCCAGTTGCCTCACATGCAGGCAGCTCGAGGTTCCCTGGCTAATCACACCTCTATTGCTGAACTCATTAAGGACATAACAA CCTCAGAAGACTTCTTTGACAGTCTGACTGTTGAACAAGAGTTTATGACTGGAGTAGACACAGACAAG GTCAGCACATATATAGAAGACTGCATAGCACAAAAAGACCCTCTGATAAAAATCCTGCGACTGGTGTGCATGCAGTCTGTCTGCAACAACGGCCTCAAACAGAAAGTCCTGGACTACTATAAGAGGGAGATCCTTCAG ACATACGGTTACAAGCACATTCTGACCCTCAAGAACTTGGAAAAGGTTGGGTTACTCAAACCTCAAAGCACCGTGAGAAACAACTACCCTACAATCAGGAAGACGCTCAAACTGTGGATGGAGGACACCAACGAACAG AACCCCAATGACATCTCGTATGTGTACAGTGGCTATGCGCCACTCAGTGTTCGTCTGACACAAGTGCTCGCACGTCCCGGTTGGAGGAGCATAGAAGAGGTGCTGAAGATTTTGCCTGGTCCACACTTTGAAGAAAGACAGCAGGTTCCCACAGGCCTTCACAAGAAAC GTCAGCCAGGAGAAAACAGAACCACCCTCGTCTTCTTCCTTGGCGGTGTGACATATGCTGAAATCGCTGCTCTGCGGTTTTTGTCTCATATGGAAGATAGCGGGACTGAGTACATTATTGCAACCACCAAACTTATCAATGGCACGAGCTGGGTAAAGTCTCTCATGGACAATCCTGAGGAAAACTTTCCTTAA
- the dguok gene encoding deoxyguanosine kinase, mitochondrial isoform X1, which yields MSGTSMRTIRRLFSSSVLYRFASSHMNRSNGIKRVSIEGNIAVGKSTFAKLLQSAGQDWEVIAEPVSKWQNVDQTTQQTADGAQQSSSNLLEMMYHDPKRWSYTFQTFSCMSRMRTHLQPLAARLLQSTGTPVQVYERSVYSDRYIFALNMFELGCINSTEWAVYQDWHSFLVEQFGHRIQLEGIIYLRASPQTCMERLGRRGRMEEEGIQLDYLEKLHTKHEDWLINKSTKVHFEHLAKLPVLVLDAEVEFEKDAKVQDDLLTKVKDFFSVL from the exons ATGTCAGGGACGAGTATGAGAACAATAAGACGCCTTTTCTCGAGCTCTGTTTTATACCGTTTTGCGAGCAGCCACATGAATAGGAGCAATGGAATAAAGAGAGTCTCGATCGAAGGAAACATTG CGGTCGGGAAGTCAACATTTGCCAAGCTGCTCCAGAGTGCAGGACAGGACTGGGAAGTGATCGCAGAGCCCGTCAGCAAATGGCAAAATGTGGACCAAACGACTCAG CAGACTGCGGATGGTGCTCAGCAGTCATCCAGTAACCTGTTAGAGATGATGTACCATGATCCAAAGCGCTGGTCCTACACTTTCCAGACGTTCTCCTGCATGAGCCGCATGCGCACACATCTGCAGCCCCTTGCTGCCAGGTTACTGCAGTCCACAGGCACCCCGGTACAGGTGTACGAGCGCTCCGTCTACAGTGACAG GTACATCTTTGCTTTAAATATGTTTGAGCTTGGCTGTATAAACTCAACAGAGTGGGCTGTGTATCAGGATTGGCACTCCTTTCTTGTCGAGCAGTTTGGTCATCGAATTCAACTGGAGGGCATCATATATCTCCGAGCATCTCCACAG ACCTGCATGGAGAGGTTAGGCAGACGAGGTCGAATGGAAGAAGAGGGAATTCAGCTTGATTACCTCGAGAAACTCCACACGAAACATGAAGACTGGCTCATCAACAAGAGTACAAA GGTTCATTTTGAGCACCTGGCCAAGCTGCCGGTGTTGGTTCTGGATGCTGAAGTAGAGTTTGAGAAGGACGCTAAGGTTCAAGACGATCTCTTAACAAAG GTGAAAGATTTTTTCAGCGTATTATAA